The Struthio camelus isolate bStrCam1 chromosome 5, bStrCam1.hap1, whole genome shotgun sequence genome has a segment encoding these proteins:
- the AKIP1 gene encoding A-kinase-interacting protein 1 isoform X4, which produces MERARAGRTAGLARAVLERARRRRAGRARDPAPAPAPEEERERLGAALATLVEFMGQATRQCEKYYSLVPACRCKEHEMKHICRYHGRQAGEKVMEAAEEKTRKASKDIYIEVSPGTYSVTATSEDMVKQTHVVDIKSMACS; this is translated from the exons AtggagcgcgcgcgcgcggggcggacAGCAGGGCTGGCGCGGGCCGTGCTggagcgcgcgcggcggcggcgcgcggggcgcgcgcgggacccggccccggccccggctccg gaagaagagcgggagcggCTCGGCGCGGCGTTGGCCACGCTCGTGGAGTTCATGGGCCAAGCCACAAGGCAGTGCGAG AAGTACTATAGCTTGGTGCCAGCCTGTAGATGCAAAGAGCATGAAATGAAGCACATCTGCAGATACCACGGCAGGCAAGCAGGTGAAAAAGTGATGgaggctgcagaagaaaag accAGGAAGGCTTCCAAAGACATCTACATTGAAGTTTCTCCTGGCACCTATTCTGTCACAGCAACCTCAGAGGACATGGTGAAACAAACCCATGTGGTGGAT ATAAAGTCTATGGCATGTTCTTGA
- the AKIP1 gene encoding A-kinase-interacting protein 1 isoform X2, translating to MERARAGRTAGLARAVLERARRRRAGRARDPAPAPAPEEERERLGAALATLVEFMGQATRQCEKYYSLVPACRCKEHEMKHICRYHGRQAGEKVMEAAEEKKNAASVASRQPKTCQQHTRKASKDIYIEVSPGTYSVTATSEDMVKQTHVVDIKSMACS from the exons AtggagcgcgcgcgcgcggggcggacAGCAGGGCTGGCGCGGGCCGTGCTggagcgcgcgcggcggcggcgcgcggggcgcgcgcgggacccggccccggccccggctccg gaagaagagcgggagcggCTCGGCGCGGCGTTGGCCACGCTCGTGGAGTTCATGGGCCAAGCCACAAGGCAGTGCGAG AAGTACTATAGCTTGGTGCCAGCCTGTAGATGCAAAGAGCATGAAATGAAGCACATCTGCAGATACCACGGCAGGCAAGCAGGTGAAAAAGTGATGgaggctgcagaagaaaag aaaaatgcAGCCTCTGTAGCGTCCAGGCAACCTAAAACTTGCCAACAACAT accAGGAAGGCTTCCAAAGACATCTACATTGAAGTTTCTCCTGGCACCTATTCTGTCACAGCAACCTCAGAGGACATGGTGAAACAAACCCATGTGGTGGAT ATAAAGTCTATGGCATGTTCTTGA
- the AKIP1 gene encoding A-kinase-interacting protein 1 isoform X1 — protein MERARAGRTAGLARAVLERARRRRAGRARDPAPAPAPEEERERLGAALATLVEFMGQATRQCEKYYSLVPACRCKEHEMKHICRYHGRQAGEKVMEAAEEKKNAASVASRQPKTCQQHTRKASKDIYIEVSPGTYSVTATSEDMVKQTHVVDVSAGQSVDLTFVL, from the exons AtggagcgcgcgcgcgcggggcggacAGCAGGGCTGGCGCGGGCCGTGCTggagcgcgcgcggcggcggcgcgcggggcgcgcgcgggacccggccccggccccggctccg gaagaagagcgggagcggCTCGGCGCGGCGTTGGCCACGCTCGTGGAGTTCATGGGCCAAGCCACAAGGCAGTGCGAG AAGTACTATAGCTTGGTGCCAGCCTGTAGATGCAAAGAGCATGAAATGAAGCACATCTGCAGATACCACGGCAGGCAAGCAGGTGAAAAAGTGATGgaggctgcagaagaaaag aaaaatgcAGCCTCTGTAGCGTCCAGGCAACCTAAAACTTGCCAACAACAT accAGGAAGGCTTCCAAAGACATCTACATTGAAGTTTCTCCTGGCACCTATTCTGTCACAGCAACCTCAGAGGACATGGTGAAACAAACCCATGTGGTGGATGTCAGTGCAGGACAAAGCGTTGATTTAACTTTTGTTCTATGA
- the AKIP1 gene encoding A-kinase-interacting protein 1 isoform X3, with amino-acid sequence MERARAGRTAGLARAVLERARRRRAGRARDPAPAPAPEEERERLGAALATLVEFMGQATRQCEKYYSLVPACRCKEHEMKHICRYHGRQAGEKVMEAAEEKTRKASKDIYIEVSPGTYSVTATSEDMVKQTHVVDVSAGQSVDLTFVL; translated from the exons AtggagcgcgcgcgcgcggggcggacAGCAGGGCTGGCGCGGGCCGTGCTggagcgcgcgcggcggcggcgcgcggggcgcgcgcgggacccggccccggccccggctccg gaagaagagcgggagcggCTCGGCGCGGCGTTGGCCACGCTCGTGGAGTTCATGGGCCAAGCCACAAGGCAGTGCGAG AAGTACTATAGCTTGGTGCCAGCCTGTAGATGCAAAGAGCATGAAATGAAGCACATCTGCAGATACCACGGCAGGCAAGCAGGTGAAAAAGTGATGgaggctgcagaagaaaag accAGGAAGGCTTCCAAAGACATCTACATTGAAGTTTCTCCTGGCACCTATTCTGTCACAGCAACCTCAGAGGACATGGTGAAACAAACCCATGTGGTGGATGTCAGTGCAGGACAAAGCGTTGATTTAACTTTTGTTCTATGA
- the AKIP1 gene encoding A-kinase-interacting protein 1 isoform X5 produces MGQATRQCEKYYSLVPACRCKEHEMKHICRYHGRQAGEKVMEAAEEKKNAASVASRQPKTCQQHTRKASKDIYIEVSPGTYSVTATSEDMVKQTHVVDIKSMACS; encoded by the exons ATGGGCCAAGCCACAAGGCAGTGCGAG AAGTACTATAGCTTGGTGCCAGCCTGTAGATGCAAAGAGCATGAAATGAAGCACATCTGCAGATACCACGGCAGGCAAGCAGGTGAAAAAGTGATGgaggctgcagaagaaaag aaaaatgcAGCCTCTGTAGCGTCCAGGCAACCTAAAACTTGCCAACAACAT accAGGAAGGCTTCCAAAGACATCTACATTGAAGTTTCTCCTGGCACCTATTCTGTCACAGCAACCTCAGAGGACATGGTGAAACAAACCCATGTGGTGGAT ATAAAGTCTATGGCATGTTCTTGA
- the C5H11orf16 gene encoding uncharacterized protein C11orf16 homolog, whose protein sequence is MIWVHLSKFQSGCFAFFLFTANTQLIKVVESLGALESICLCWKMLMCCPCSQVPIDHDLVLQVAAPAGMARSKGFLPTNHKYCSAMTALDKFSCYGVISTVNPCCRNSLAVHPPWITMPLTPWRCQWISCCPLSPDAVWKKLSVSERLAGLARNAPVLVRGEHDGFYYRGTVKEELESERGMFLIEFAKPLVAHGKCPVCVQKTIKDDILEYVNGMKHSLLPGDKVLAPWEPDMVRYGPGTVLTGIETRDPSRASEDEEIMVHFWNGKKVKVPLDSLAKHGLLCWPRFHCHCDGICCSSIHARSICCCHLHTDAWWPLPARSPVLQREMEEAEPSSKPSSCLLDLKGLKQEGAAAAAASSPSSDSERDLEAFATKSTMTDSAVNTDSSLLGKPKVKESARPKWKYWKRSHHKSHPSNSGISPHSSSYTKGQLESKATSVVDRSCVTPANQSAMFEIIEQPPRGQLTVKEILTYQDFKPSSTVG, encoded by the exons ATGATATGGGTTCATCTGAGCAAATTCCAGTCTGGATgttttgcattctttcttttcactgcaaACACGCAATTAATAAAAGTTGTTGAGTCTTTAGGTGCACTGGAAAGCATTTGCTTGTGCTGGAAAATGCTGATGTGTTGTCCGTGTTCTCAAGTACCAATAGATCATGATTTAGTTTTGCAGgtagctgctcctgcaggaaTGGCTCGTTCAAAGGGATTTCTGCCTACAAATCACAAGTATTGCAGTGCGATGACAGCTCTGGACAAATTCTCATGCTACGGTGTCATATCTACTGTCAACCCCTGCTGCAGGAACTCTTTGGCAGTGCATCCTCCCTGGATCACCATGCCCCTCACCCCCTGGAG gtGCCAATGGAttagctgctgccccctttcccctgATGCAGTGTGGAAGAAGCTGAGTGTATCAGAGAGATTGGCTGGCTTAGCTAGGAACGCCCCTGTTCTGGTGCGAGGGGAACACGATGGATTTTATTACCGTGGTACAGTAAAAGAGGAGCTAGAG AGTGAAAGAGGAATGTTCTTGATAGAGTTCGCCAAACCACTTGTGGCACACGGAAAGTGTCCAGTATGTGTGCAGAAAACAATCAAGGATGATATTTTGGAGTACGTGAATGGTATGAAGCACTCCTTACTCCCTGGAGATAAAGTGCTGGCACCCTGGGAACCAGATATGGTGAGGTATGGCCCAGGAACCGTCCTCACGGGCATTGAGACACGGGATCCCTCACGAG CCTCAGAAGATGAAGAAATTATGGTCCACTTCTGGAATGGCAAGAAAGTGAAGGTTCCACTAG ATAGCCTGGCTAAGCATGGCTTGCTTTGCTGGCCACGTTTCCACTGTCACTGTGATGGTATATGCTGCTCATCAATACATGCAAGAAGCAtctgctgctgccatctccaTACTGATGCCTGGTGGCCTCTTCCAGCCCGGTCTCCGGTCCttcagagagaaatggaagaggcagagcccagcagcaaaCCCTCTTCATGCCTTCTAGACTTGAAAGGTCTAAAAcaagaaggagcagcagcagctgctgcatcttccccctCTTCTGATTCAGAGCGTGATCTGGAGGCATTTGCCACTAAAAGCACTATGACGGACAGTGCTGTTAACACAGACTCCAGTCTTCTTGGGAAGCCCAAGGTAAAGGAGTCTGCAAGACCAAAGTGGAAATACTGGAAAAGGAGCCACCACAAGTCGCACCCCAGTAATTCAG GAATCAGCCCTCACAGCAGCTCATATACAAAGGGCCAGCTGGAATCCAAAGCCACCAGTGTTGTGGACCGGTCCTGTGTTACCCCAGCTAATCAGAGTGCTATGTTTGAAATCATTGAGCAGCCTCCCAGAGGGCAACTCACAGTGAAAGAAATCTTAACCTACCAGGATTTCAAGCCATCATCAACAGTAGGGTAA
- the ASCL3 gene encoding achaete-scute homolog 3 codes for MDGKSCCNFMDKLSICSDTQRIQLARSFCADPVVKFHVYPETANQVTCSEDLSFLPFMSEHLITENFYSESCTFPYQLPRSNYSRSEYSYGPAFIRKRNERERQRVKCVNEGYAKLRHHLPEEYLEKRLSKVETLRAAIKYISHLQSVLYSESAMPEKKIMEPSQAPKATNKQNQFLKTI; via the coding sequence ATGGATGGCAAAAGCTGCTGTAACTTCATGGACAAGTTGTCCATCTGTAGTGACACTCAGCGCATACAGCTGGCAAGGTCTTTCTGTGCAGACCCCGTGGTCAAATTTCATGTGTACCCAGAAACAGCAAACCAGGTCACTTGCTCTGAAGATTTGTCATTCCTTCCTTTCATGTCGGAGCATCTCATCACAGAAAATTTCTACAGCGAGTCCTGCACCTTTCCCTATCAACTGCCTCGTTCCAATTACAGCAGAAGTGAGTACTCCTACGGACCAGCTTTCATCAGAAAGAGGAATGAAAGGGAAAGACAGAGAGTGAAATGTGTCAATGAAGGATACGCCAAACTGAGGCATCACCTACCTGAGGAATACTTAGAGAAACGGCTCAGCAAAGTAGAGACACTCCGTGCTGCCATAAAATACATTAGCCACCTACAGTCTGTTCTGTACAGCGAATCTGCGATGCCAGAAAAAAAGATCATGGAACCAAGCCAAGCACCTAAAGCaactaacaaacaaaaccagTTTTTGAAGACTATCTAA